The genomic stretch TGACTTGGCGAACTTATCGAACCAAGTAAACTCCTTGACGACGCAGGCTACTGCCACGAATACGAAAAAGGCAAGGGCAACCCAGGAGTTGCAAAGGGTCAACGAGATGAAGCAGTCTATCCAGACGAAACTGGCCACTCTGAGGTCTACCCACGACGCCAACGTCAAGCAGACAGAACAGCTGCAGAGCcaactcgtcgtcgccAACAAGGAGACGGAGACCTTGCAGGGAGAACTGAATGTTGTAGAGGCCAATTTCAACGCTATGCAGGGCCAAATCAACGATTTGAATGGACAGTTGACTCAAGCGCAAACTGAAAAccaaactttgaaggaaaggatcaacaacttcaacgcACAAGCGGCAGCTCTGCAGACGCAGCTAGAGGagaagcaacagcaggTGAAACAGGAAAGGTCTGTTGTGGACGTGAATAGCAAACAGATCGAACTAAACGACATCACCGTGGCAAACTTCACTAACGAGATCACCGGGTTGGACGAGAAATTGGCCTCCTTCGTGAGCAAGCACAGCGAACTGGACAACTACCAAAAAACTTTGGAGGAAAAACATGCCCAATTACAACAGAAATACGAGGAGTTGTCAAACACAGAAACCGATCTAACCGAGAGACAAACCGCCTTGGACGAAAGGAACCAACAGATCgaggaacaagagaagTTGTATCACGAGCAAGTGACCCGTCTTCAAGGCATGTTTGACGAGTTGGCGCAAAGAAGGGAGGATTTCGAGAAGGCGGACCAAGACTTGAAGAATCAACACATGGAGTACGCTACTCACGTTCAAGAGCTATCTGAAAGACAGATGAAGTTGGCGATGGGTGAGCTACCCGATGATGCTGAAAAGATAATCAGCCAGAATAACATTTTGACCAACGAGGAACAAATCTCAAAGTTTGTCGACAGCACCGTCAAGGAATCCCATCTAGACAAAGCTATGAATGCAGAAGGCGAGAACGGTAAAGCGGAAAGCGATGTTTTCAGCAAGGATGTCCCCACGGTACCCTCTCAGACGGAGACTACGGAGGCCAATAACTCTACTACTTTAAGTAACGGGAACGAAAATATTTCGGACCGGTTTGAAGGTGACTTGAACGAATACGGCCTTCCAAGAATTCAATCATTCACGTCATCTGTCGCGAACAACGCTCCGCAATCTGTCAGGGACGATATGGAGTTACCAGCTGTAGCGGAAAGAACCACTGCTCCGGAGAGTGCCGGTAACAACACTATCACTTCATCCACTGGGAGTTCTCATATCCCAGGAGATTGGGAAACCCCACCTGCGGAGGCGCCAACAGCATCCAACGACACGGATTCTGAGACGTCGATTCAGGAATCGCCCAAACCAGAAGGGCACTCCCATTTAGAAGATGCCGTTGATGCTGTCAACATCCGTGCGCAAAATACCAATAGGAATCAGATTGACGAGGAGTTCCCACCGATCCAAGAGTTGGATGTCAACGACAGCgactcgtcctcgtcttcctcctcgGAGAAGGATTTCCAAGACACTCGTGACTCGATGAAATCGCCAAAGATTCCTGCGAACGCACCTGCCGCTGTGGTGGAGAAGGATGAGTTCGATGACGAGTTTGCTGGGCTACAAGAGGCCGCTATTGAGAACACTGCTGGTGGTGATGACGCTGGGGCGGAGACAGCGACTCCTAACCTTTCTGGTGCAAATGCTCAGTTCCGAAGTTACCCATCTGCTGATTTGGCCGGTGAGTTGAACGATAACACATTCACCGTGGTCCCCGCTCCCGCGGCTGCCCCCACGCAACCAGCGGTTCCGCCGCATGCCGCTACGTCAAACTCGCCCAACGATGTGAGCAACGACGAGTGGGACGAGATCTTTGCCGGGTTCGGGAATTCGAAATATGGTGTGGAACAACCTCCTACGCCCACACCACAGAGCCACCCACCGCGGTCACCACTTCCGCAAGCGCCAGCCCAGGGTCAGTTTGAGGCTCAACCGCTGTCGAAACCCCCTGTGAACAGGGCCATTGCTACGACGCCCAAGTCTCTTGCTATTGAGGAGCTGAGCGGGATGGGGTTTACTGAGATGGAAGCGACGAAGGCGTTGCAAGATTGTAACTGGGATTTGGAGGCTGCTACGAATCTTCTGTTGGATAGTGCTTGAGGCACGTATCGTGGTTGTGTAAAATGAAATGTATGTATGTTCTAATACTGTTTCCGATGCTTTACTGGTATACATACGGTTATACAGATTGGGGGGGGAGGGGTTAAGTGCACTTGCATATCGTTTCGAGTTCAAGTATGTACTTGCCCTCTTTGTATTTTTGTTCCGCTCTCTCGCTCTCCAGGTACTTCCACCCAACGAGACTCTTGCACAGGTTGCACACGATATCGCAGACGAGGTAATCCCCAGTGAGCATGGACCTCATTTCTACTTTATCCTCTGCGACGTTGCACACATGGCTGATGAGGTACGCATCCCCTGTTCTGCCATGGTAGTCCCTTGATATGATCTGgagcgacgacgacaagtGAGTCCTACAACACTTGCACCCGTACGTGACAAACTTCTCGAGCGTCAAGTTCCTGGGTCTTCGCCGGAGTCTTCTACCAGGAGGTGCGAGCAACGTAACGTGTCTGTCGTCTGATTCCCTCGCCCTGTTTGCCGCGAGGCACGATTTCCGGGACAGTCGTTGCCAGCACGACGGTGGGTCTATGTATGAAGTCAGGTGGATGCCCATGTGTTGCTTGGACTCTTCGTGAGTGGCCTCCCCTGTTTAGTCTTTAATAACCTTGATTTACACACATACACAAGTTAAAATGGTCTACTTACGTGGGGGAGCCCCTCACAGAAGGTCATCTTCTGCCTTTGCGATGGTTTCTTTGATCTTGAGCAAAATAGTGGTCTTCCACTTGTCCAGTTTGCTGAACTTATCGTAGTCGAACGCCACGGAGCTTAGTCTCTCTGTATCGTTTTCGTCGTACGCCTCTACCAAGTTCTGCAACAGTGTAAACTCTCTTGAGTCTGCGAAGTTTGGGTCCTCCTGTTGTCCCTCTTGCAAGGTTCTCCTTGCCGCTACGGAATCCGTCGCTGCGAGTTGACAGAGccctttcttcaagtagtACTCCTTAAGGGACCACTGCGACAGTCTGTTCCCCATACTGTTCGCGATAAGTTTCGAGTACAACTCCGAGGCGTCCATGAACCTGTTATCGAGCGCCTTGAGGTCCGCACACTTGAGGTACGATTTGTTCGCTAGTGCCATCGCCTGATCTTGAGCGTACCATTCCCCAGCGGTCTCGTACGCATCTATCGCTGCGGCATAATCA from Huiozyma naganishii CBS 8797 chromosome 6, complete genome encodes the following:
- the EDE1 gene encoding Ede1p (similar to Saccharomyces cerevisiae EDE1 (YBL047C); ancestral locus Anc_7.488), with product MSAIVFTTPLTTEESSFYSSKFKQLDSENLGIVSGESLKPLFAQSGLGAQVLSQIWTLVDGNSKGFLNSQEFNAALRCIGNLQAYPSLPVTKQLYEVPARRLPVFSTQPAVPQKDIPLPSHNDVAKFSQLFDRTANGQQFLHGDKAKDIFLKANLPNQTLGEIWGLCDRDSSGALDKSEFIMAMYLIQLSMNNDRSLSPVPGQLPAQLWNAVATGILSSNSTGVSSLPGGQLSANSTGQRQPHHPPQPPLGRVSSMTFRNASHDWTISQEKKQQFDALFDSLDQNKQGSLSAQVLVPFFLSSKLNQETLASIWDLADIHNSADFTKLEFAIAMFLIQKKTSGLDLPDVVPNELLNSPALGLNSNNNNQQPPAQQFSIPSRTTKPSFEEAPRQVAQPSNNGSINDLMGLNSSFASPPPALPRHDTNNSIDSNGPPPALKKFTPTSNFGQNIIKEEGEGAYNQPQFQNKAAAVSPQQRSSSVALPQVPNFASLSIPTSATGGAVAATAGAVGAGVATMGKSLAGGFQNNDLYADSTASAQLSNATTDLANLSNQVNSLTTQATATNTKKARATQELQRVNEMKQSIQTKLATLRSTHDANVKQTEQLQSQLVVANKETETLQGELNVVEANFNAMQGQINDLNGQLTQAQTENQTLKERINNFNAQAAALQTQLEEKQQQVKQERSVVDVNSKQIELNDITVANFTNEITGLDEKLASFVSKHSELDNYQKTLEEKHAQLQQKYEELSNTETDLTERQTALDERNQQIEEQEKLYHEQVTRLQGMFDELAQRREDFEKADQDLKNQHMEYATHVQELSERQMKLAMGELPDDAEKIISQNNILTNEEQISKFVDSTVKESHLDKAMNAEGENGKAESDVFSKDVPTVPSQTETTEANNSTTLSNGNENISDRFEGDLNEYGLPRIQSFTSSVANNAPQSVRDDMELPAVAERTTAPESAGNNTITSSTGSSHIPGDWETPPAEAPTASNDTDSETSIQESPKPEGHSHLEDAVDAVNIRAQNTNRNQIDEEFPPIQELDVNDSDSSSSSSSEKDFQDTRDSMKSPKIPANAPAAVVEKDEFDDEFAGLQEAAIENTAGGDDAGAETATPNLSGANAQFRSYPSADLAGELNDNTFTVVPAPAAAPTQPAVPPHAATSNSPNDVSNDEWDEIFAGFGNSKYGVEQPPTPTPQSHPPRSPLPQAPAQGQFEAQPLSKPPVNRAIATTPKSLAIEELSGMGFTEMEATKALQDCNWDLEAATNLLLDSA
- the MOH1 gene encoding Moh1p (similar to Saccharomyces cerevisiae MOH1 (YBL049W); ancestral locus Anc_7.492), coding for MGIHLTSYIDPPSCWQRLSRKSCLAANRARESDDRHVTLLAPPGRRLRRRPRNLTLEKFVTYGCKCCRTHLSSSLQIISRDYHGRTGDAYLISHVCNVAEDKVEMRSMLTGDYLVCDIVCNLCKSLVGWKYLESERAEQKYKEGKYILELETICKCT
- the SEC17 gene encoding alpha-soluble NSF attachment protein SEC17 (similar to Saccharomyces cerevisiae SEC17 (YBL050W); ancestral locus Anc_7.493); translated protein: MSDPVELLARAEKKGVPSSGLKKFFGGSGSYKFEEAADLCIQAANVYKLRKQLQPAGDAFVKAAQYQIQAGNEDDAGNVYIDAYKSYKAANSPRDAVTSLDIAIGIFTKRGQFRRGANFKFELGEVYETDLHDYAAAIDAYETAGEWYAQDQAMALANKSYLKCADLKALDNRFMDASELYSKLIANSMGNRLSQWSLKEYYLKKGLCQLAATDSVAARRTLQEGQQEDPNFADSREFTLLQNLVEAYDENDTERLSSVAFDYDKFSKLDKWKTTILLKIKETIAKAEDDLL